In a genomic window of Anser cygnoides isolate HZ-2024a breed goose chromosome 28, Taihu_goose_T2T_genome, whole genome shotgun sequence:
- the LOC136787264 gene encoding olfactory receptor 14J1-like: protein MSNSSSISEFLLLAFADTRELQLLHFALFLAIYLAALLGNGLILTAVACDHRLHTPMYFFLLNLTLLNLGCISTTLPKAVANSLWDTRAISYSGCAAQVFFFFFLFSAEYSLLTIMSYDRYVAICKPLHYGSLLGSRACAQMAGAAWGSGVLYALLHTTNTFSLPLCQGNAVEQFFCEVPQILKLSCTDSYLREVGFLMFSAFLGFGCFVFIVLSYVQIFMAVLRMPSEQGRHKIFSTCLPHLFVVSLFLSTVIFGYLKTPSVSSPSLDLVVAVLYSVVPPVVNPLIYSIRNKELRDAVRKVASWMFLNIDKFLLFLQK from the coding sequence atgtccaacagcagctccatcagcgagttcctcctgctggcattcgcagacacgcgggagctgcagctcctgcacttcgcgctcttcctggccatctacctggctgccctcctgggcaacggcctcatcctcaccgccgtagcctgtgaccaccgcctccacacccccatgtacttcttcctcctcaacctcacCCTCCTcaacctgggctgcatctccaccactctccccaaagccgtggccaattccctctgggacaccagggccatctcctactcagggtgtgctgcacaggtctttttcttcttctttttgttttcagcagagtattctcttctcaccatcatgtcctacgaccgctacgttgccatctgcaagcccctgcactacgggagcctcctgggcagcagagcttgtgcccagatggcaggagctgcctggggcagtggggttctctatgctctgctgcacactaccaatacattttccctgcccctctgccaaggcaatgctgtggagcagttcttctgtgaagttccccagatcctcaagctctcctgcacagactcctacctcagggaagttggatTTCTCATGTTCAGCGCTTTTTTGgggtttggctgttttgttttcatcgtgctgtcctatgtgcagatcttcatggcagtgctgaggatgccctcggagcagggacggcacaaaATCTTCtccacatgcctccctcacctgtttgtggtctccctgtttctcagcactgtcATATTTGGCTACCTGAAGACCCCCTCcgtctcttccccatccctggatctggtggtggcagttctgtactcggtggtgcctccagtagtgaaccccctcatctacagcataaGAAACAAGGAGCTCAGAGATGCTGTTAGAAAAGTAGCTTCATGGATGTTTCTTAATATTGAtaaatttctcctctttctccaaaagTGA